The genomic window ACGGGCGTGTAGATTCTGGCGAACTGGTCGACAAAGCGCTGGGTCGGCGCGCGGCTGCCCTGCGCCGCTTCCACGGCATGGATGATGCGTGACAGCGTGGAGTCGTTGGCCGGCGCGGTCACCGCGTATTCGAGTTCGCCGGACTGGTTGATCGACCCCGCGAACAGCGCGTCGCCCGGCGACTTGTCGACCGGCACGCTTTCGCCGGTGATGGGCGCCTGGTCCAGCGCCGATTGCCCGCGCATGACGCGGCCATCGAGCGCCACCCGCTCGCCCGGGCGCAGCCGCACCGTTGCGCCCACCGTCACCGTGCGGGCCGGCACGGCCTGCCACGTTCCGTCGGGCTGCAGCACCGTGGCCTGCTCGGGCGCCATCGCCATCAGCCCGCGCACCGCGTTGCGGGCGCGGTCCAGCGACGCGGCCTCGATCCGCTCGGCCAGCGCGAACAGCGCCATCACCATCGCCGCCTCGGGCCACTGGCCGATGAACATCGCCCCGGTCACGGCGATGCTCATCAGCGCGTTGATGTTCAGGTTGCCGTTGCGCACGGCGATCCAGCCCTTGCGATAGACGCCCAGCCCCGCTAGCAGCACCGTGGCCAGCGCCAGCGCGGCCGGCAGGTACGGCGTGGCCACGTTGAACCACTCGGCCAGTTCGGCGCCCAGCGCGGCGGCCCCGCCCAGGGCCAGCGGCCACCACGGCTTGCGGGCCTCGCCGGCGGCCACCTGCGTGCCATCGTCGGCGGCACCGGCCAGCGGCTCGGCCTTCATGCCGAGCGACCCGATCGCCTGGACGACCGGGTCAGTGGAATCGAGCGTGTGATGCACGGTCAGCACGCGCTGCATCAGGTTGAAGTCCAGCGCCGCCACGCCCGCCATGCCGCCGAGCTTGTTGCGGATCAGCGTTTCCTCGGTCGGGCAGTCCATGGCATCGATGCGGAACGCCGCAGCGCGGGTGCCGGCCGGCGCCGCCAACGGCGGGGCAGCCGGCGTGGCGGTTGCGCCACATCCCCCGCCACAGCAGGCGTCGGCCGGCGGGTGGTCGTGGGGATGATCGTGAGAATGGTCGTGGGAGTGGTCGTGCGGATGGTCGTGGGAGTGGTCGTGGGAATGACCGGGCACGACCGGTGGCAGGACGTTGTCGGGTGTCGAACGGGCCATGATGGGGTCCTCGTAGCGTATTACCTGCCATTGAAGACCCTGTAGCGGCTACAAGGTCAAGTGGCCGGGGCCGGCAGCGGGCCCACCGCGTCGGGGAACAACAGTTCGAAGACCGTCTCGCCCTCGGCGCTGCGCACGCCGACGCTGCCGCCGTGGAGCCGCATGATCGTGTCGACGATGGCCAGCCCCAGCCCGGTCGACGACGCCGAGTTGCGGCGCGACGGATCGGCGCGGTAGAAACGGCCGAACAGGTGCGGCAGCGCTTCCGGCGCGATGGCCGGGCCGCCGTTGAGCACCGTGATGGCGGTCTGGCTGGCCTGCGGGCAGACGCACATCCGCACCATGCTGCCGGCCGGCGCGTGCCGCAGCGCGTTGTCCAGCAGGTTGATGACGGCCCGCCGCAGCAGCGTCTGGTCGGCCACCACCGTGGCGTACCCCGACACCGACACGGTCACGTTGCGGTCGGCCGCCACGGCCTCGAAGTACTCGGCGATCTTGTCCAGCTCCGCGCGCGCGTCGATGGGCCGCGCGCCAAGCGCCACCTGCGCGTTGTCGGCCCGCGCCAGGAACAGCATGTTCTCGATCATGCGCGACAGCCGCTCGTATTCCTCCAGGTTCGACTCCAGCACCGCCTCGTACTCGGCCGGCGTGCGGCGCTGGGCCAGCGTCACCTGCGTCTGGCCGACGAGGTTGCTGATCGGCGTGCGGAAATCGTGCGCCAGGTCGGCCGAGAATTGCGACAGCCGCGTGAAGCTGTCCTGCAGCCGCGCCAGCATCGCGTTCAGGGCGCCGGCCAGTTCGCGCAACTCCTCGGGCGCGCCGCCCACGTCAAGCCGCGTGGCCAGCCGGCTTGTCGTCACCGCGGCCGCGTCGCTGGCCATCCGGCGCAGCATCCGCAGCCCGCGCCGCGCCAGCAGGAACCCCAGCGCAGCCGCGACAATCGCGCCGCACAGCACGGCGCCCAGCAGCTCGCCACGGTACTCGCGCATCAGCGCCACGCGGTAGCCGGCGTCGCTGAGCACGATGATCTCGACGGTCCGCTCGGAATTGCCGATCTGGCCCAGCGCCGCCATGCCGCGCGACGGCACGCCATTGCGCGGCAGCCAGGTCTGCAGCAGCGACTTGTCGGGCGTGGTGGTCACCGGCAGCACGCGCAGCGGCGGCAGGGTTTCGTTATGGGGATTGAGGGTGATGAGCGGGTCGCCGTTGCGTGTGCGGACGACGAGGATCAGGCCCTCGTGGCCCATCGCGATATCGGCAAAGCGATGCGTGTCGGTGCGGATCTCGTTCTCGTCGGCCACCTCGCGCAGCAGGTGGCGCACCAGCAGCACCTCGCCCACCAGCTCGCCCTCGTCGCGCGACTGGAGCTGGCTGCCGAGCGCGCTGGACAGGTACGTGGCCACCCCGACCAGGATGGCGGCCGTGGTCAGCCCGTAGGCCAGCGCCAGCCGCGTGGTCAGCGAGGCAGGCATCCATGCATCGATCGCGCGGCGCACGCGCAGCAGCCGTTTCATGCCGGGCCGCTCACACTTCTTCGGATTCGTCGAGCACGTAGCCCATGCCGCGCCGCGTGTGGATCAGCTTCTTCGGGAACGGGTCGTCCACCTTGGCGCGCAGGCGCCGGATCGACACGTCGACGACGTTGGTGTTGCTGTCGAAGTTCATGTCCCAGACCTGCGAGGCGATCAGCGAGCGAGACAGCACCTCGCCCCGCCGCCGCGCCAGCAGTTGCAGCAGCGCGAACTCCTTCGACGTCAGGTCGATCTTCTGGCCCGCGCGCGTCACGCGGCGCCGGATCGTGTCGATCTGCAGGTCGGCCACTTCCATGAACTCGCTCTCGCGCAGCGGGCCGCGCCGCAGGATGGTGCGGATGCGGGCCACCAGCTCGGCGAACGCGAACGGCTTGACCATGTAGTCGTCGGCGCCCAGTTCCAGGCCCTTCAGGCGGTCGGACAGCTCGTCGCGGGCGGTCAGGCACAGCACCGGGGTGTCCTTGTCGCGCCGCAGGTCGCGCAGGACCTGCCAGCCGTCGATGCCGGGCAGCATCACGTCCAGCACGATCAGGTCGTAGTGCTGTTCGCGCGCATGGGCCAGGCCGTCCACGCCGTCGCGGGCCAGGTCGGCCACGAAGCCGGATTCGGTCAGCCCCTTCAGCAGATAGTCGCCAGCCTTCGGTTCGTCTTCGACAATCAGGATACGCATGGTGCTTCTACGGACCGGCCTGCTGCCGGCCCTGCCTTTCAGTTTGCAATGGAGACCCTAGACACTATCCGAGGTTAGCCGCTTTTGGGGCAACATTGCACGAATGTCATCGTGATTTGGCGAATTTTCTGCATCCAACGCAGTACAATGCCGGCTGCCCACCCCCGGGCCCTGCGGCGCCCCCTGGACGCAGGCCAGCCTCTCCATCCCAGCATGAAACGTCAGATTGCCCAATCCCTTTTGTGTCTCGCCGTGTTCGCGGTGCCCGTGCAAGGCGCCCTGGCGTCAGCCATGCCGCGCTGTGCGGGCGTGACGGCGATCGGGCTGTCGATGCAGGAACGCCATGCGGCGATCAAGGCCGAGGCGGAAGCCGAAGCGGGGATGGCGGCCCGGGAGCGCGCCCGGTGCACCGAGGCGTCCGCGCGCGAGGGCCGCGACATGCCGGTCTGGCACGATGCCCAGCCCGCTGGCCGCACTACCGAGCCGCCGGCTGACACTTCGCATCATGTGTATCGGGGCGCGGAATACTGTCACGCCTGCGTGGCAGAAGCGGCCAGCACGATGGTGCTGCCGGAACTGCCTCCGGCGGCCCTGCAGCACCGGCGCCACGCGCTGCCGCTGGCCAGCGCCACCGCGCTGGCGGATCTGCCGGCCTGCTGAAGGATGGAAACCGGGCGCCTTGCCGGCGCCCGCGCATCGTGACGTTCAGTCGACGCGGTAGAAATCGATCGACTGCCCGGCGTTGACCGCCCGCTGCAGCCAGTCGGGATACTCGCCGGTGCCGTCCCAGGTCTGACCCATTGCATTGCGATACATGACGCGCCCTGCCCCGGCCTCTGCGGCCTTGTTGGCGGGGGCTTCGGCGTGCCCGGCCGGCCCGGCCTCGGCTTCTTCCTCGTGATCGGCAAAGCAGCCTGCTTCGACAAGGTGGTCGAATGTCAGGCCATGGTGATCCATCTGCTCGCGGATCCAGGCCACCGCGGCTTGTTTGGCTGCATCAGACTCGGACATGA from Cupriavidus pauculus includes these protein-coding regions:
- a CDS encoding heavy metal sensor histidine kinase; amino-acid sequence: MKRLLRVRRAIDAWMPASLTTRLALAYGLTTAAILVGVATYLSSALGSQLQSRDEGELVGEVLLVRHLLREVADENEIRTDTHRFADIAMGHEGLILVVRTRNGDPLITLNPHNETLPPLRVLPVTTTPDKSLLQTWLPRNGVPSRGMAALGQIGNSERTVEIIVLSDAGYRVALMREYRGELLGAVLCGAIVAAALGFLLARRGLRMLRRMASDAAAVTTSRLATRLDVGGAPEELRELAGALNAMLARLQDSFTRLSQFSADLAHDFRTPISNLVGQTQVTLAQRRTPAEYEAVLESNLEEYERLSRMIENMLFLARADNAQVALGARPIDARAELDKIAEYFEAVAADRNVTVSVSGYATVVADQTLLRRAVINLLDNALRHAPAGSMVRMCVCPQASQTAITVLNGGPAIAPEALPHLFGRFYRADPSRRNSASSTGLGLAIVDTIMRLHGGSVGVRSAEGETVFELLFPDAVGPLPAPAT
- a CDS encoding heavy metal response regulator transcription factor translates to MRILIVEDEPKAGDYLLKGLTESGFVADLARDGVDGLAHAREQHYDLIVLDVMLPGIDGWQVLRDLRRDKDTPVLCLTARDELSDRLKGLELGADDYMVKPFAFAELVARIRTILRRGPLRESEFMEVADLQIDTIRRRVTRAGQKIDLTSKEFALLQLLARRRGEVLSRSLIASQVWDMNFDSNTNVVDVSIRRLRAKVDDPFPKKLIHTRRGMGYVLDESEEV
- a CDS encoding H-NS family nucleoid-associated regulatory protein is translated as MSESDAAKQAAVAWIREQMDHHGLTFDHLVEAGCFADHEEEAEAGPAGHAEAPANKAAEAGAGRVMYRNAMGQTWDGTGEYPDWLQRAVNAGQSIDFYRVD